DNA from Granulicella arctica:
CGGCGCCGACTCCTTCACCGTCGAGTCCCACCTCCTCAACTTCCACCCCATCGCCCTCGACGAAGCCACCCCGCTCCGCCTCACCTTCCTCAAGCGCCTCCGCCCCGAGATCCGCTGGCCCAACCCCGAAGCCCTCAAGCAGCAAATCGGCATCGACGTAGCCCGCGCCCGCCGCTACTTCACCCTCTGCAACCTCAGCTTCTAAGCCCAACCCATCAAGGGTGCAAACCAGCCTGCGCCAGCATCACCAGAAACTGATGCTGCGTCATTTGATCGATGGACTGGCCCACCAGTTTCCCCTCGCGATCAAAGACAAAGCTCTTCGGAATCCCCTCCACATGAAACTGTGTCGCTACTTTTCTCCCCGGATCTAGCAAAACCGGCGGATGATAGTTCGCCTGGGTAACAAACGAACCAACCTTGAACATCTCCTCATCCGAGATGGAAAGAACCACCAGCCCCTGCGGCTGAAAGTGGGTATAGATCACATCCAGATCGGGCATCTCCTTACGGCAGGGCGGGCACCATGTCGCCCAGAAGTTCACGAGGACGATCTTCCCGCGTAATTCTGACAGCGTGACCTTTTTGCCATGGAGATCCTTAAGCGTAAAGTCAGCCTTTGCCACGTCCGCATCGTTGGCCGCAAGAATCTCTCCCGCCTTCGCCAGCAACGGATCATTCAGCTCAACCGTCACCCCTTCGTACCGCACCAGACTAGCCAGCGAGAGATACGGCCCCGGAGGTACACCACCATCCTTCGCGGGCTGCGGCGACTCCGCAAGCGACAGCGCAAGGGTAGTCGCCACCGCCTGAAGAGCGTCATGTCCCTGATCCCCCTCCGTGACAAGGTGGGAAAGACCATACGCCAGCTTCAGCTTAGGCAGCCCCGCCGGCAGCGTACGAATATCCATCGCAGTCTTGATCGTGGCCGCGGGCCGTTGTGCATCCGGAACAGAGCGAAGGGTCTGAATCTGCTTGGTGATCGACGACTCGCTAACCTGAGCAAGCAGAGTCGTTGGAGTGAGCAAAGCCAAAGTAAGCAATAAAGTACGTCTGGAAGAGAACATCGTGCCTCGTGGCTTGGAAGTTCGGATCATTCTACCGGAAGCGCCCAGAGCCCCTCATATCCTCACAACTGCGGAGCCGCCTGTGGCACCTTTGCTGCCGGAGCATCATCCGAACTCCCCGCAGTAGGAGCCACCACCTTCGGCTGATCTCCACCACTCGAATCTGGCATATCCTCGTCGTCCGAATCCGTATCCTCTGCCTTCGGAGCGACCGGCTTCACCACAGGTGCCCTCTGCGGCACATCCACATCCAACACCTTCTTCGGAGCAGTCGCTGTCGAGAACGCCTCCTTCGGCTTGTCCGCAATCGCCGCCCGCATAAAGTCGATCCATATCGGCAACGCCGCCTTCGCCCCCGTCTCCTTCTTACCCAGCGATTCCCGATCGTCGAACCCGATCCACGTCCCACACGTCACCGAAGGCGAAAACCCGACAAACCACGCATCTGTGTAGTTATTCGTCGTCCCCGTCTTGCCACCGAGCGGATGCTTCAACGCCGATGCCGTCGCCGCCGTCCCATACTGAACCACCGCCTTCAGCATCACCATCATCTGCCGCGCCGTATCGACCGAGATCACCTCCGTCACCTCCGGCATCTTCTCCTTCAGCGGCAGCCCATCCGCCTGCACCAGCTTGCGAATGTAGTGCGGCTCGATCCGTATCCCGTCATTAGGAAACACTGTATACGCACCCACCTGCTCATACAGCGTCAGGTCCGCCGCGCCAATCGCCACCGGCAGATACGCCGGCAGGTTACTCGTCACCCCAAACCGCCGCGCCGTCTCAATCACCTTGCGAATCCCTACCTGGCTCGCCAGCTTCAGCGCCGGAATATTCCGTGACTCTGCAAACGCGCTCGTCAGCGTCATCGTTCCCGCAAACCCCGACTCGTAGTCGTGTGGCGTATACCACCCGCTCGGCGTCGGAAAGCTCGTCGGCGCATCCAAAATGATGTCGCTCGGCTTCGACCCCGCCTCAATCGCCGCCGTATACACATACGGCTTGAACGACGACCCCACCTGGCGCTCCGCCTGCGTCGCCCGGTTGAACTGGCTCAGCGCATAATCGCGCCCACCCACCATCGCCATCACCTCACCGTTGGCGTTATCCACCGCCATCAGAGAAGCCTGCGCCCCAGAATCCTGCTCCAGCACCGCCCTGAATCCCTCCGCGCCAGCATTCTCAGCCAGCCGCGCGCCCAGCTTCAGATACACCACATCCCCGACCTTCAGCAAACTCTCCGCATTCCACTGCTGCGTCCACGCCCAGTCCTCTGGCTGAAGCACCACCTGCGACGTCCCCACCTTCAACTGCACCTGCCGCGGCGTCAATGCCGTCACCACCCCATGGACATAGCTTCCCGTCTCCAGAGTCTGCGCCCAGTCCGGATGCTGGTACCCATCCAATCCGTCCGGGCTGGCCAGGACATTCTGTAGATGGCCCTTCCATCCCCGCCGCCGTTCATAGGTCGCAAGCCCATCCATCACTGCCTTGTTAGCCGCCCTCTGTAGGTCCAGATCAAGCGTCGTGTACACCCGCAGCCCCGCGCCGTGCACCTCCTCCGCGCCATACTCCTTCTCGAGCTGCCGCCGTATCTCCTCCACAAAATACGGAGCTACGCTGTTCACCGGCGTCGCGATATGCAGCCCCAGCGGAGCCGCCATCGCCCCCGCTGCCTGCGCCGACGTAATCTTCCCGTCCATCAGCATCTCGTGGAGCACCAGGTTCCGCCGCCGCAGCGCCTTGTCCGGATGCCGGATCGGTGAATACGCCTCCGGCCCTTTCGGCAGCCCGCCCAGCAGAGCCGCCTCCGGCAGCGTCAGCTCCCGCACATGTTTGCTGAAATAAAACTCCGATCCTGCCTCGAACCCGTACGTTCCATGCCCCAGGTAGATCTGGTTCGCGTAGAGCTGGAAGATCTGCTGCTTCGTAAACCGCCGCTCGATCTGCATCGAGAGCAGAATCTCCTGAAACTTCCGCCCGTACGTCTTCTCCGACGAGAGAAACAGGTTCCGCGCCAGTTGCATCGTCAGCGTCGACGCTCCCTGCGCCCTTCCCTTCGAGTGCAGGTCTCGCCACGCCGCGCCCACCGCGCGAAACAGGTTCACCCCCCAGTTGCTCTCGAAGCTCTTGTCCTCAATCGAGATAATCGCCTCGCGCAGCACTGGCGGAAACTGCTCATACGGCACCACCACCCGCCGCTCCAACGCGAACGACCCGAATACCTTCCCATGAATGTCGTAGAGCTCCGTCGTCGTATCCGGCCGATACCGTACCAGGTCTTCCATCTGCGGAAGATCGACCGAGTACACCAGCATCAACCCGCTCGTGATCCCGAGCACCGCCGCCAGCCCAAGCAGCGCCAGAAAAGTCGTCCGCACCGCGATCCGCCGCGACGGAAACTCCAGCCGCCGCAGATCGACAAATGAGAAGAGCCACGCCGCAACCGGAGCGCAGACCACATAGATCCACTTACAGACAATAGCGATCCACTGGCAGACAATAACCACTGCCCTGCCAATGCGGGACAGCCACTTCCGCCACGGCTTGGCCGCAACCTCAGGGTCTCTCGTCTCGCGGCTGGAGCTTACCGGCATCCCTACCACTCTAAACTGCGTCGAGCTTCTAAGCCTTGGCCTTCAACACATCCAGCGCCTTGGAGAGCTGCTCATCCACCGTCACGCCCGGCTTATGATCCACCGGCTGCGCCGATGTCGTATCGCCAAACCCCTCCGCCTCATCCGCGATCGTCGACGCCACCAGCACTCCCGGCATCACCCCATCGTCCTGCAACTTCTTCCCCGAAGGCGACTCGTACTTCGCCACGGACAGGATCAGCGCCGCGCCATCCGGCAGCTCAAACGTCTTCTGCTGAGCGCCTTCGCCGAACGTCCGCTCGCCGATCAAATCAGCCCGCTTATCGTCCAGCAGAGCCCCCGCCACCAGTTCCGCCGGCCCGGACGTGCCCCGGTTCACCAGTACCACCATCGGCGCCGTCGCGTTGATCGCCAGCTTCTCATCCGCCTCGAACGTCTGCTTCGGGAACTTCTGCCCCTCGAGCGTCGCGATCGTCCCCGTCTTCAGGAAGAAGTTCGCCAACCGCGTCGCCTCAGCCATATCGCCAGCCGCTACATCGCGCAAGTCCAGCAGAATCTTCTTGTTCCCGGCCTTCTGCATCCCCTTCAGCTTCGCCTCGACCTGCTGCACATGATCGTGGTCCAACGCACCCGGCTTCAGATACAGAATGCTCGAGTTCTCATACATCGTCTCCGACACCGGGGGCAGCGTCACATTCACCCGTGTCAGCGTCACCTTCTCCGGATTCGGATTCCGTGGCCGCACCACCCCCAGTACCAACTCCGTTCCCGGCTGCCCCTCCAACATCCTCTGGACCACCGCCAGCGACATCTCACGCGTATCCTCGGTCCCAATCATCTCAATCAGGTCGCCGTCATCCAGATTCGCTTTGTCCGCCGGGCTTCCCGGAATGACCGATACCACCGTCGCATACCCATACCGCTTCGAGATATTGATCCCAACCTGCGCCTTGCCGCCCTTGTCGGCCTTATACGCCGTGTACTCCGTCGGCGTCAGGTAGCTCGAGTCCGCATCCAGCGACTCCAATAAGCCCCGCAGCGCCCCATTCGTCACCTTCGGGATATTTGGCTCAACCACATAGTCCGTCTGGATATGCCGCAGCACCTCGCTGTACACGTTGATCTGCTTGTACGCGCCATCCTGCGCATCAGTCGCCGCGCTCACTCCTGTCGAGTTCACGCCAAGAAACACCACCAGCACCAGAACAACGGAAACAACAAGCAACAGAATCTTCGAACTCTTAGGCATAGGACTAAACTCTCCACGGACATCATCGCAGCAACAGTCAGGGATTAGACGAAGCTCTTATGCGAAATGATACTCTGGAACCCGGATTGGATGCCGAAGGCACCCAAACACAATTGGTGGCGGTGGACAGAATCGAACTGTCGACCTACGGGTTATGAGTCCGTCGCTCTAACCATCTGAGCTACACCGCCTGGTGTGGAGGGCTGTATTGGGAGGAACATCTCGCGGCGCACACATAACCCACACCGCTCACAACAGCCTGTCATGATGATACTTGATTCCCTGCATTGGGTAAACGAGGCCGCGTTATGATCGGCTCGAAAATCGCGCTGTGGAAGTCAATCCTTTTTCTCATCGCATTATCCATCGCCGCATTCGCCCCTTTTCTATACATGGGCATAGCAACAGACTGCAAACCTGGGCAGAATGATGGCCAGTGTGGTCTTAGCACCTTCGTGGGCTTCATAAACGGAGCAGGTGCCGCCGCAGCGATACTTTTCTGTGGAGGCATTTATCTCGTTATCCTTCAGATCAAGAAAAGAAACGCAGCAAGAACGCTCCGAGAAACGAATCCACATTAAGAATGATTGAAACTCACCAAAACTCATCTCGCGTTCTCGGCGTCATCCCCGCTCGCCTCGCCTCCACCCGCCTGCCCCGCAAGGTCCTCCGCCAGATCGCCGGACGCCCCATGCTCGCCTGGGTCGTCGAAGCCGCCCGCGCCTGCCCCCAGCTCGACAATCTCATCGTCGCCACCGACTCCGACGAGGTCGCCGATCTCTGCCGGCAAAATAACTGGCCCGTCCAGATAACCTCGCCCGACCTCCCCAGCGGCTCCGATCGCGTCCACGCCGTGGCCCAGCTCTACCCAGCCGACATCTACGTCAACATCCAGGGCGACGAACCCCTCCTCCGCGCCGAGCACCTCACTGCGCTCCTCCGCCCCTTCAACCAACCCCACGTCGACGTCACGACCCTCAAAGTCCGCTGCACCGAGGCCAACATCCATAATCCCAATGCCGTCAAGGTCGTAACCGCCGCCGATGGCCGCGCCCTCTACTTCTCCCGAGCCACCATTCCCTACGATCGGGACGCCGCAGGCGCCACCTATTGGAAGCACATCGGCCTCTACGCCTATCGCAAGGCTGCCCTCGACCGCTTCCCCACTCTACCCACCAGCACCCTCGAAACCACCGAGCGCCTCGAACAGCTCCGCTTCCTCGAAAACGGCCTCAGCCTCTACGTTGAGCCCACCGACTTCGACACCATCGGCGTCGACACCGAAGCCGACCTCCAACACGTAGAAGCCTTACTCCTCGCCGCCACCGCTAGCTCCGCCGCAACCCCAACTCACGCCAAAAAACTGTCATCCTGAGCGAAGTGCGAAGCACGCAGTCGAAGGACCTGCGGTTGCTTTTGCCGTTGCTTGTCCTTTTGGTTGTCGTTCCGAAAACACAGCTGCGGAAGCTGCTGTTACCGTTCAGTCGCCCTACCGCTCCACCACCGGAAACCCCAGCACCAACTCACCAATTCCCGCCACTACCCGCAGCACCTCCAGCGAATCCACCACCCAATCCGCCACTCCCAAATCCTCCGCTGTATGCGTCCCCAACACCCCCAGCACCCGGCAGCCCGCGGCCTTGCCCGCGCCTACCCCGGAAGGGGCATCCTCCACAACAACGCACTCCGATGGCGCAAACCCCAGCAACCCCGCCCCGCGTACATACGGCTCCGGATCGGGCTTGCCCCGCTCCACCATATCCGCGCTGATAATTCGCTCCGGCACCGGAAGCCCTGCCACCTTCAGCCGTCCCAGCATCAACCGATGCGTCGCCGAGGTCACAATCGCCCACCGCTCGGGCGGAAGCGACTTCAGCAGCTCCCGCACCCCCGGCAGCACCTTCAGGTCCTCCGTATCGGCGATCTCCATGTCTTCGATCACCCGCAAACCCTCCGCCGCATCGATATCCGGCCGCAGCTCCCGAATAATATCGATCGCCC
Protein-coding regions in this window:
- a CDS encoding TlpA disulfide reductase family protein, encoding MFSSRRTLLLTLALLTPTTLLAQVSESSITKQIQTLRSVPDAQRPAATIKTAMDIRTLPAGLPKLKLAYGLSHLVTEGDQGHDALQAVATTLALSLAESPQPAKDGGVPPGPYLSLASLVRYEGVTVELNDPLLAKAGEILAANDADVAKADFTLKDLHGKKVTLSELRGKIVLVNFWATWCPPCRKEMPDLDVIYTHFQPQGLVVLSISDEEMFKVGSFVTQANYHPPVLLDPGRKVATQFHVEGIPKSFVFDREGKLVGQSIDQMTQHQFLVMLAQAGLHP
- a CDS encoding penicillin-binding protein 1A, whose protein sequence is MPVSSSRETRDPEVAAKPWRKWLSRIGRAVVIVCQWIAIVCKWIYVVCAPVAAWLFSFVDLRRLEFPSRRIAVRTTFLALLGLAAVLGITSGLMLVYSVDLPQMEDLVRYRPDTTTELYDIHGKVFGSFALERRVVVPYEQFPPVLREAIISIEDKSFESNWGVNLFRAVGAAWRDLHSKGRAQGASTLTMQLARNLFLSSEKTYGRKFQEILLSMQIERRFTKQQIFQLYANQIYLGHGTYGFEAGSEFYFSKHVRELTLPEAALLGGLPKGPEAYSPIRHPDKALRRRNLVLHEMLMDGKITSAQAAGAMAAPLGLHIATPVNSVAPYFVEEIRRQLEKEYGAEEVHGAGLRVYTTLDLDLQRAANKAVMDGLATYERRRGWKGHLQNVLASPDGLDGYQHPDWAQTLETGSYVHGVVTALTPRQVQLKVGTSQVVLQPEDWAWTQQWNAESLLKVGDVVYLKLGARLAENAGAEGFRAVLEQDSGAQASLMAVDNANGEVMAMVGGRDYALSQFNRATQAERQVGSSFKPYVYTAAIEAGSKPSDIILDAPTSFPTPSGWYTPHDYESGFAGTMTLTSAFAESRNIPALKLASQVGIRKVIETARRFGVTSNLPAYLPVAIGAADLTLYEQVGAYTVFPNDGIRIEPHYIRKLVQADGLPLKEKMPEVTEVISVDTARQMMVMLKAVVQYGTAATASALKHPLGGKTGTTNNYTDAWFVGFSPSVTCGTWIGFDDRESLGKKETGAKAALPIWIDFMRAAIADKPKEAFSTATAPKKVLDVDVPQRAPVVKPVAPKAEDTDSDDEDMPDSSGGDQPKVVAPTAGSSDDAPAAKVPQAAPQL
- a CDS encoding S41 family peptidase; translated protein: MPKSSKILLLVVSVVLVLVVFLGVNSTGVSAATDAQDGAYKQINVYSEVLRHIQTDYVVEPNIPKVTNGALRGLLESLDADSSYLTPTEYTAYKADKGGKAQVGINISKRYGYATVVSVIPGSPADKANLDDGDLIEMIGTEDTREMSLAVVQRMLEGQPGTELVLGVVRPRNPNPEKVTLTRVNVTLPPVSETMYENSSILYLKPGALDHDHVQQVEAKLKGMQKAGNKKILLDLRDVAAGDMAEATRLANFFLKTGTIATLEGQKFPKQTFEADEKLAINATAPMVVLVNRGTSGPAELVAGALLDDKRADLIGERTFGEGAQQKTFELPDGAALILSVAKYESPSGKKLQDDGVMPGVLVASTIADEAEGFGDTTSAQPVDHKPGVTVDEQLSKALDVLKAKA
- the kdsB gene encoding 3-deoxy-manno-octulosonate cytidylyltransferase, producing the protein MIETHQNSSRVLGVIPARLASTRLPRKVLRQIAGRPMLAWVVEAARACPQLDNLIVATDSDEVADLCRQNNWPVQITSPDLPSGSDRVHAVAQLYPADIYVNIQGDEPLLRAEHLTALLRPFNQPHVDVTTLKVRCTEANIHNPNAVKVVTAADGRALYFSRATIPYDRDAAGATYWKHIGLYAYRKAALDRFPTLPTSTLETTERLEQLRFLENGLSLYVEPTDFDTIGVDTEADLQHVEALLLAATASSAATPTHAKKLSS
- a CDS encoding HAD family hydrolase; translation: MRVETKGLLFDMDGVLISSIGSVNRCWRRWAAIYGLPDPENFEIPHGKRAIDIIRELRPDIDAAEGLRVIEDMEIADTEDLKVLPGVRELLKSLPPERWAIVTSATHRLMLGRLKVAGLPVPERIISADMVERGKPDPEPYVRGAGLLGFAPSECVVVEDAPSGVGAGKAAGCRVLGVLGTHTAEDLGVADWVVDSLEVLRVVAGIGELVLGFPVVER